In a single window of the Caproicibacterium sp. BJN0003 genome:
- a CDS encoding DNA topoisomerase 3 produces MRLVISEKPSVAQSIAAVIGAKQRGDGFLEGNGYLVSWCLGHLAELASADAYDEKYAKWRREDLPILPGNWRFTVSGDKQKQFNILRTLMRRDDVEEIINACDAGREGELIFRTVYDMAGCSKPMKRLWISSMEDEAIRQGFADLKPGRDYDGLHQSALCRSKADWLVGINATRLFSVLYHRTLNVGRVMSPTLALIVQREAEISAFQPEPFYTVSLDCGGFAAIGDKLKAKPEAEAVTAACKDKAAIVKAAERKEKYEKPPALYDLTTLQRDANRLLGFTAQQTLDYLQSLYEKKLCTYPRTDSRFLTNDMEGTVPALASVAATICGADVPEKLNAGQVCDSAKVSDHHAVVPTSGAGKADCSALPAGEREILRLVSRQLLCAVGSPHQYAETAVMLDCAGYGFAAKGKTILVPGWKIYLQEQADKPLPEPEEGQDIAVSSVSVKEGKTSPSKHYTEDTLLSAMETAGAKEMPDDAERKGLGTPATRAAILEKLVTTGFVERKKAKKTVNLIPSQVGVSLVTVLPEQLQSPLLTAEWENRLKQVEHGELEPDAFMNGICSMLRELVKTYAPAKGAEVLFPSGREVIGKCPRCGGSVTESRKGFFCENDSCQFGLWKDNRFFAAKKKVLTKAVAAALLKDGRVRLTGCYSEKTGKTYDATAILEDTGERVNFKLEFDSGTKKRDGT; encoded by the coding sequence CGGCCATCTCGCGGAGCTGGCAAGCGCCGACGCCTACGATGAAAAATACGCCAAGTGGCGGCGTGAGGATTTACCTATTCTTCCAGGGAACTGGCGGTTTACCGTAAGCGGGGACAAACAAAAGCAGTTCAATATTCTCCGCACCCTGATGCGCCGTGACGATGTGGAAGAAATTATCAATGCCTGTGACGCCGGACGCGAGGGCGAACTGATCTTCCGCACCGTGTACGACATGGCAGGCTGCTCCAAGCCGATGAAACGGCTCTGGATTTCCTCGATGGAGGACGAGGCCATCCGGCAGGGCTTTGCCGATTTGAAACCGGGCCGGGATTACGACGGGCTGCATCAGTCCGCGCTCTGCCGATCCAAGGCCGACTGGCTGGTTGGCATCAACGCGACGCGCCTGTTTTCGGTACTCTACCACCGCACCCTGAACGTCGGGCGCGTCATGTCACCGACGCTGGCGCTCATCGTGCAGCGGGAAGCGGAAATTTCCGCGTTTCAGCCGGAGCCGTTTTACACGGTCAGTCTCGATTGCGGCGGCTTTGCCGCCATCGGCGACAAGCTGAAAGCAAAGCCGGAAGCCGAGGCCGTTACCGCCGCCTGCAAGGACAAGGCGGCAATCGTCAAGGCCGCGGAGCGAAAAGAAAAGTACGAAAAGCCACCCGCGCTTTACGACCTGACCACCCTCCAGCGCGACGCCAACCGACTGCTTGGCTTTACCGCGCAGCAGACGCTGGACTATCTGCAATCGCTGTATGAAAAGAAACTCTGCACCTATCCCCGCACCGACAGCCGGTTCCTAACAAACGATATGGAAGGAACTGTTCCGGCGCTTGCATCCGTTGCCGCCACGATCTGCGGCGCGGATGTTCCAGAAAAGCTCAACGCCGGTCAGGTCTGCGACAGCGCGAAGGTCAGCGACCACCACGCCGTCGTTCCCACCTCCGGCGCGGGCAAAGCGGACTGTTCCGCGCTGCCTGCCGGGGAGCGTGAAATCCTGCGGCTCGTTTCCCGGCAGCTTCTCTGCGCGGTCGGCAGTCCGCACCAATACGCCGAAACCGCCGTCATGCTGGACTGCGCCGGGTACGGATTTGCCGCCAAGGGCAAGACGATACTCGTTCCGGGCTGGAAAATCTATTTGCAGGAACAGGCCGACAAGCCCCTGCCCGAACCGGAAGAGGGACAGGACATCGCTGTTTCCTCTGTTTCCGTCAAAGAGGGCAAAACCTCGCCATCCAAGCACTACACGGAGGATACGCTTCTTTCCGCAATGGAAACGGCGGGTGCGAAAGAGATGCCTGACGACGCGGAGCGCAAGGGCCTCGGCACCCCCGCCACCCGCGCGGCCATTTTGGAAAAGCTCGTTACCACCGGATTCGTGGAACGGAAAAAGGCCAAGAAAACCGTCAATCTCATCCCGTCACAAGTCGGCGTGTCGCTCGTCACCGTCCTGCCGGAACAGCTTCAATCCCCGCTGCTGACCGCCGAATGGGAAAACCGGCTCAAACAGGTGGAGCACGGCGAACTGGAGCCGGACGCCTTTATGAACGGGATTTGTTCCATGCTCCGGGAGCTGGTAAAAACCTATGCGCCGGCCAAAGGCGCGGAGGTGCTGTTCCCCTCCGGGCGCGAGGTAATCGGCAAATGCCCCCGCTGCGGCGGCAGCGTGACCGAAAGCAGAAAAGGCTTTTTCTGCGAAAACGACAGTTGCCAGTTCGGGCTTTGGAAGGACAACCGATTTTTCGCCGCCAAGAAAAAGGTACTGACAAAAGCCGTCGCCGCCGCGCTCCTGAAGGATGGGCGCGTAAGGCTTACCGGTTGCTATTCCGAGAAAACCGGCAAGACCTACGACGCGACGGCGATTTTGGAAGATACCGGGGAGCGCGTGAATTTCAAGCTGGAATTTGATTCAGGGACGAAAAAGCGTGACGGAACATGA